The nucleotide window aacataaacatgctTAACATGCTTAAATTCGACCTTTAAATCTCCTGTTCATCTGGATCATGATGAACAAGCTCTACTTTGAGCAGCTCAGTGTTTTTGCATATTCAAGGTGTGCATTCATCTCTTGGTATGACTCAGCTCATaagcttttgttgtttttcattgttgAGGTAAAACAAAACCTGTTTGTGAAGTTATCATTGGCTCTGATCATAAGCACTTCCCTGAACAGTGAACACTTTGGTATATACTAAAAGGCACTTGATCCATTTAAAAATCctattagtccataaagcactcaatggttcagctccccggtacatctctgacttgctcacagtgtataacccaaccaggatccttaggtcagcaggtggaagtcttttaaatgtacccagtcaaatcaaagtccggtgaaggggcctttagttgCTGTGgtccttttctttggaacatactgcctgctgacctaaggTCCATAACTGTCTCCTCTTGAAAAAAGACTCAACgcacatttattttctcaagtgtATGAGTAATATGTCTGTTGTGACTGGaggcatgtgcagcaacaattgctgtttgtttgattgctgtctGATGCATGTTGGGTGTatccattgttttttttgtttttattatattttgaaaaacttttttttttttaattctccatgtaaagcacatagAACTTACGTGTAAATAAatgtactttataaataaaattgctattgctattgatTGTGTCAATTATGTCTCTTGATTCTACCAACAAAAgttatgtatatacatatatatgattCTAATTCATTAAGAAAAAATGATGTGGCAATTCAGGATATCAATCTCTTTATTATGAAAtcaagtcaaaataaaaaaaaaggagaaaatctTCATTTACTGTTTGGAAACATAaccatgaaatattaaaaatcttTCAGTTTTgggaaagagaaacacacaactCAGAGGTACATCTTTGAATGCCTCCTTTACAAGTTTAAATCTTAAACACAAAGAATGAGATAACTAAGTCATCCAATCTAAAAGATAAAAAGCCTTTTCACACAGGGAAAAACAAATCTGCCTTCACAGTTAACATGCATTAAACAATCCCAAAAAGCAACCAGTGTTTGAGATGATGGGTGaacaatatatttttgttttgtttttttagacaTGGATAATCAAGACTGCCATGGAGGGCCAAGTGTGTTATTTCCAATTATGCCTACAAAGCGTAATATATCTGATTAACCCACATTGCACCACAAAGGAGGAACAAATCAGTTTCTATGGTGGGATTGAACTCTCAGTCCTTTAAGTAGCCATCAGAGATGTACGCAGGTCAGAAAAGATGCTTTTCTCTAGATCTCCAATCTTCAGGTCAGGTTTTTGTCCATTatgtgggaggaggagggtagTACTGGTTATACTGCCCGTATTGGTTGTATTGCCCCCAGGAGTTTTGTCCCCATCCACCGTACTGCTGCTGAGCGAAGAGAAAACAAATTAACCAGTGGATGACATTTCAAGAAGCTGATACATCAAACTATTTTGATAAATGATTTAAGTTGCCTGTTTTAATACTTACGATAAAATATACATCAATACTGTAAAGGGCAACACATCCTTCATTATCAggagacatttttttctttgcccTCAACTGCTCAGATAAAAAAGACCCACCTGGTACCAGTTGTAGTTGTAAGCAGAGTTGTTTGCCTGTGTGTCCGTCACTGCGTTAGCTGCACCCGTGGAGCTTTCATCCACGCGCTGTCTTTTGGTGTCTGGTTCCTGGGAGCTGGAGACGGACAGTGCTAAGTTAGTAAAGTCCTATGTTACGTCTCAGAGTTTAGAATTGTTTAAAAATATGCCAACACTATACCAGTAACTTTTTAGATGTATAGCTGGTGTCAAACAGTCACTACATGCTTTTACTTTAATTTGGCACAATGAGGAACTAACTCTCAGACACTCAAGGAAACCTTTTATGAACCTGagtgcagaggaggaaaaaaaagggggatAAACTTCTGTGAAAGCtgaagagcaggagagatcccaagtTACCTGGTAGTGCACAAGTGTTAATTATAAGCCCATGCACACAATTTAAGAGATCTACTGCTGTCATGAGTAGGACTTGATAACAAGAGTACTTTCAGACCTAATCAGAGGATACAAGTGgctcacacacagctgcagcctgCATCACAGACAGCTCATATACTGTACAGCTGCAAGCCTGCATCACCATCCAGAGTTCCTTGTCTTACTGTTTTACCAACTTTCTTCAATTATCAGAAGTTAAATTGGCAAATGAAAAGCCAAATAGAAGCATGGCCCCAAAGTAAGTTTTCTGCTCTTACTCGTTTTATTGCTTAGTGAAAGAACCCCTGGTCTGCATGTAATGTTCAAAATGTATGTTAGCTGTTGAAGAGGAAGACTGAGTTGAAATAAACTCTAGAGCCAATACTGCACCAGACAGATAGTGTTCAACATTCTTTGCTTAAAATTTATCTCAAACTAAAATCTAAATTCACAGTATAACCCACGGGCAGAGGATACATCTATGCTGCTTCCGTGAAACTGTGGCTCTCTGACAGCAAAGGAATGAGCCAAACGATTAACTAAATACAGCATACTCTTACCCTGACAAAAGTGTTTAAGTCAGACTTTTTGGAAATTAGTCAATTAAGTGGTGAACTtaagctgcagcctgcagcagttAAGAGCCTAGCATCTGTGCTGGTACTCCAGGCTGTTTCTCAACAAAGTGGCCAAGCTAATCAGGATTTCCCTGTGGGTAACGCATATAATTGACAAGTATCTTTCTCTGATACAACCCCactataaaaatacataaatcattTGATTGCAGATTAGGTGTGTTGATGTGAGCCCAGCCCTGTTCCCTTATCCACCTGTCATACCCGTTCTCCGCCTTCCTCTTTGTGGGTTCACTGTCTTTCTGGAGTTTCTGATGTTCCTCAGATGCAGCAACAAGCCTAAAAGACGTAAAATAATAGTGCGTTACTTTCTGTCAAATACAACAAAAGGGAATGTATCCAATCCTCTCtctcaaagaaacaaaagactCACGCGTTGATGTCACTGCCAAAGTCCTCCAGGAACTCAACTTTGCGTTGGCTGAAGAGGAGGCGGGATTCAATGGGCATTGGGCTCTGCAGGGCCCGGTCGAAACAAGCCAAGATCTCAGCCTCGTTCTGCGTCACGTCCCCGCTGTACTCTAACTCCAGCAGGTTCAGGTACAGCTTTGGACTCGTCTGTAAAGCCAAAAAGATAGACTCAACCTCACAACCAATAGAACACAGGCATAGTGAGAAGTGATGCGTTATCCTTTTATCTGTTTACATTGAGGTGGTTCATCTTTTTGAAAACAATGTTGGCTCAATTTTCTCTGATGTCTCTACAGAATATTCAGAAGAATTCCACTAGATATGCATCCCAGTTTCccccctttaaaataaaatgtctcaAAATGTTGAGAACCGAGAGCTCTGGGCGAACTAAATTTGACTAAGTTATACAGAAGGAGAACcaggaacacacacagtgaagaTGTTTATGTGGTCGAGTAAACACACTCCTGGATGTGATGCAGTATTTATAGTGCAGCAGTAATTCAGGGCAGAGGTAACTGATATTGGAAGCATGTTGTTCTGTGCACACTGTTGAACCTTGTACTTACTTACAGAGAGCTATGCCAACCAGAAGCATGTTAGGAGTCACAATAACATATTTATGAAATGCTTATCTTAGAGGGTGTAATAAGGTGCTACCGACTCTTGTAGTTTGATGTTTGAGGTCGTGCAGCAGCTCTCACCTGGTCTTTTTCGATAGCATCCAGCAGCACCTTCCTGGCCTTGCTCAGACTCCTCTGCACCTTCATCTGCTGTCTGGCCAGCTTCACGGCGTAGAACGAGGACTCTGTAGCATTCTTCGCTGACTCCATTGCCTCCCGTAACAGCACCTCTGCTTCATCCAAGTGTCCATGGCGCCGCTCGAGGCTGACCCTCCGAAGACGCACCATGGCAAGACCAGGGACTGCTGCTTCCAGGGACTTCAGGATGTCACGAGCTTCATCCATGTTACCTGGGGAggacaatgacaataaaatagTCAGTCGATATGGTTAAATtacatttgattatttttcacaAGGCAAACGCATGTTGTCAGACCAGGAGAGGTTTCACTGTCACTCACCTTGCTGCTCCTCAAAGGccgcccacagcaggttgaTGGCTGGTTTCTTGGGCAGATGGATGGTGCACGCTTTCTTGTAGACGTGTCTCACACCATCAGTGCTGTAGCCCTCTAGATATTTTGCATACTTCagagtgaaaaagagaaagCGAGTTGGAGGAAAtgcaggagaggacagaggaaaaaaaaaaagaacaggagaaagagagaaaggcaaAAGAGACAAGACATTTTAAACCTATAATTTCAGTTGACAGAAACAGTGAATTTCTTCATTGACAAGATCGTTTTTAGAAATTTTCTGTGTAAACCCATCAGCACCTTCATGGAACCAATTAGATAAGTTTCTGTAAGGTAGTGGGAGACGAAGAAGATGCAACGTAGTAGTTGGCAAATGCTGCAGTCAAATCTTGTGTGGCAAGCTGGCCATCCCCTAATACAACAGATACAGTCACATATCAACGTTACACGCAAAGAGAGTGCAGGACGTTTTACTGTGTCGTTGTGATTATCATCGTTGTTGGGGAAGTGCAGGGAGGTAGCAGGAGTGAGGGAGAGGTCAATGGTCACGTTACCTTGGTCCAAAACTCCTCGTAGAGTGCACAGGCAATGAGGCAGCGTTCAAAAAGCACAACCACGCGCTCCGGGGTCCCATTTTCGATTTCAAAGTCCAGGTACTCCTTCCAGTTGTTCAGCTGGGTCTTCTCTAAGGCTTTGACATGGAAGTATGGCCTCTTGATCTACGGAGAGAAAAATGTTTGCTTCAGTGTCAGAGAATGAAAAAGCGATGAGAATATTTCCACAAAACCCTCCTGAAGAAATAACCTGAAACATACCCCTTCTTCAAACGTCCAGCGCTTGCTGACTTCATGTTCGTTGTGGTTGAACACCTCCTGCCGCACCTCAATCACCTTGTGACGCATATTCTCAATCTCTGTCACTCTCTACATgaagacacacagaaaaaacaaacaaacacatggttAAAACCTTCACTATGCATCAACATATCACTTTCTCCACTTGatgttacaaaacaaaaaaatgttagtcCTGCAGCCAAGGATTTACATCACCATGAGCTCTTCACACACCATAAGCCTGCAGAAGGGGGAAGGTATGAATGCACCCAGCATGTCAGCCTCTGGGTGCAGGTGCTAGGGACAATGGGCCAGCGTTGTTTCAGGGCAAGTCCCTGATTGGATGCCAACTTGAATCCTCACTGGCACTCATTGGCTTGGCTGCTGACATAAAGAAACCTTCAAACCGGAGCAAAGCTTTCTTTCCACCTCATCATGGAGAATAAGAAAGCGCCTGCGATCCCCTGCAAGCAGTGATTTGGTAAATGTTTCGCAATCGGATTTCTTACCTTAGCAGGGTCGGCAAGATCCTCTGTACCCGGCGGCAGATCCTCCTGAGGAGCAGGCGTCTCGTCCTCTTCGCTGACCATCGGAGTCAGGCTGGCTTTAGAGAGCTCAACCCTCAGCTGAACAAACTCCTCCTCTGAGAGGAAGTGTTTGGGGTTGTTGCTCTGGACGTGATCTTTGAACCTGTTAAGAGTAATACAAGTCAGTGTAATTTCATCTTTAAAGTGTTTGAGGCAGTATTCAATCATAAAAGGGCCTACAAGGGTAAAATAACTTCTCTTTGTAGGGCTACAAAGACAAAGCCCCTCACAGATTAATGCAAcactattttatatatttaaaacattaactCATCAACTCCTGTTTCTCAGGAGTATAGCTGAGGTGTCTGTAAAACCAGATACAACTTCAGattttgaagattttaacaTTACCTCTGGAAGTGCTGAGAGTAAAGCTGGGTCGGGATGCCCAGGATGCGGTCATAGACTGCGGTGACGTTAGCCAGcttttcctgctctgtctccCAACTAATGAAGGCCTCCCACAGACGGTCTGAGCGGAAGTCTGTGCCTGCTGCAAGCACTGCATGTTCATAGGCACTAATGGAAGTAAAAATCAAGAGGAGGACGGTTAATCTTTTCAAACTATTGCTGTTTTGAGACAATGGTATTGATGGGTACAAACAGTAACAAGATCTTGAGAGCAGAATGTTTCATCTAAAATTGGAGATACATTTTCATAACATAAGGAAAAGGCTCAATCACATAAAGATGAGGTTTTTACTCACGCTCTGATGCGCCCCTCAGTTTCCGGGTCAGCAGGGTCTGAGTTTTCTTTGATGAAGGTGAGGTAGTGCAGCCACAGGTCCACACTGAGAGGTATGGCCTGCAAACCTCTTCTGTACACCTGGGAGGAGACCAAACACAGACAAGCCTGTCAACAGTCGGAACTATTTCACTGCATTTGCATGACATACGGAGCGGctctttttttgttcctctgcCCACATGTATTAAGCAGCTTCTGTAAATAGACTTTAAGGCTAAGGAAATATCACATGGTTTGACTTAGTATAGCAATGTACTAACAGGTTTTCTACGTGCCAATTCTAAAGCAGAATTAGAATAATGCGGGTTGAAAAATATTCTCACCTCCTCTGCAACCTGTATATTTCCGTGCTTTTTCTCAATATCTGCATACTTCTTCCAGTAGCCATAGCAGTAGGGATAATGCATGAAGAATACATCAAATGCTTTTTTCACCGCTGCAAGGATATTCTGCAAGAGAGAAGAAACAAGATtaggttctgttttctttttggaaTGAGCACTTTTATTATCCTTAGTTTCATTAAGGATGTTATAATAAAAGTTGTACCCCCATACCGTTTACTTCAATAAGAATGTAATATATCTGCATGTCAAATGTACCTCTTGCTCCACTTGCTGCAGCAGGTAGACCCATCCATTAAAGTCTTCTGGGTTCTCCTCA belongs to Notolabrus celidotus isolate fNotCel1 chromosome 13, fNotCel1.pri, whole genome shotgun sequence and includes:
- the prpf39 gene encoding pre-mRNA-processing factor 39 isoform X6, with the translated sequence MENTDPQPSEDTITGMLDTESPVMESNGDAFLPDLPVLAQAADWALDQVAPEPLSSILPDDSDASQDAPEPPQLPDQQMITTGLGAVEKAVEQFQLASAQLFQEEQPPPPPPPPPQPAEEPVHSPELKADTEETQLDSIEMRIEPEAAVQDGSQDGTEAPQVTEDGMELEEPSKDTTEEATVPTEPELPSEFEKLFKGCEENPEDFNGWVYLLQQVEQENILAAVKKAFDVFFMHYPYCYGYWKKYADIEKKHGNIQVAEEVYRRGLQAIPLSVDLWLHYLTFIKENSDPADPETEGRIRAAYEHAVLAAGTDFRSDRLWEAFISWETEQEKLANVTAVYDRILGIPTQLYSQHFQRFKDHVQSNNPKHFLSEEEFVQLRVELSKASLTPMVSEEDETPAPQEDLPPGTEDLADPAKRVTEIENMRHKVIEVRQEVFNHNEHEVSKRWTFEEGIKRPYFHVKALEKTQLNNWKEYLDFEIENGTPERVVVLFERCLIACALYEEFWTKYAKYLEGYSTDGVRHVYKKACTIHLPKKPAINLLWAAFEEQQGNMDEARDILKSLEAAVPGLAMVRLRRVSLERRHGHLDEAEVLLREAMESAKNATESSFYAVKLARQQMKVQRSLSKARKVLLDAIEKDQTSPKLYLNLLELEYSGDVTQNEAEILACFDRALQSPMPIESRLLFSQRKVEFLEDFGSDINALVAASEEHQKLQKDSEPTKRKAENGSQEPDTKRQRVDESSTGAANAVTDTQANNSAYNYNWYQQYGGWGQNSWGQYNQYGQYNQYYPPPPT
- the prpf39 gene encoding pre-mRNA-processing factor 39 isoform X4, with the protein product MENTDPQPSEDTITGMLDTESPVMESNGDAFLPDLPVLAQAADWALDQVAPEPLSSILPDDSDASQDAPEPPQLPDQQMITTGLGAVEKAVEQFQLASAQLFQEEQPPPPPPPPPQPAEEPVHSPELKADTEETQLDSIEMRIEPEAAVQDGSQDGTEAPQVTEDGMELEEPSKDTTEEATVPTEPELPSEFEKLFKGCEENPEDFNGWVYLLQQVEQENILAAVKKAFDVFFMHYPYCYGYWKKYADIEKKHGNIQVAEEVYRRGLQAIPLSVDLWLHYLTFIKENSDPADPETEGRIRAAYEHAVLAAGTDFRSDRLWEAFISWETEQEKLANVTAVYDRILGIPTQLYSQHFQRFKDHVQSNNPKHFLSEEEFVQLRVELSKASLTPMVSEEDETPAPQEDLPPGTEDLADPAKRVTEIENMRHKVIEVRQEVFNHNEHEVSKRWTFEEGIKRPYFHVKALEKTQLNNWKEYLDFEIENGTPERVVVLFERCLIACALYEEFWTKYAKYLEGYSTDGVRHVYKKACTIHLPKKPAINLLWAAFEEQQGNMDEARDILKSLEAAVPGLAMVRLRRVSLERRHGHLDEAEVLLREAMESAKNATESSFYAVKLARQQMKVQRSLSKARKVLLDAIEKDQTSPKLYLNLLELEYSGDVTQNEAEILACFDRALQSPMPIESRLLFSQRKVEFLEDFGSDINALVAASEEHQKLQKDSEPTKRKAENGYDSSQEPDTKRQRVDESSTGAANAVTDTQANNSAYNYNWYQQYGGWGQNSWGQYNQYGQYNQYYPPPPT
- the prpf39 gene encoding pre-mRNA-processing factor 39 isoform X3 encodes the protein MENTDPQPSEDTITGMLDTESPVMESNGDAFLPDLPVLAQAADWALDQVAPEPLSSILPDDSDASQDAPEPPQLPDQQMITTGLGAVEKAVEQFQLASAQLFQEEQPPPPPPPPPQPAEEPVHSPELKADTEETQLDSIEMRIEPEAAVQDGSQDGTEAPQVTEDGMELEEPSKDTTEEATVPTEPELPSEFEKLFKGCEENPEDFNGWVYLLQQVEQENILAAVKKAFDVFFMHYPYCYGYWKKYADIEKKHGNIQVAEEVYRRGLQAIPLSVDLWLHYLTFIKENSDPADPETEGRIRAAYEHAVLAAGTDFRSDRLWEAFISWETEQEKLANVTAVYDRILGIPTQLYSQHFQRFKDHVQSNNPKHFLSEEEFVQLRVELSKASLTPMVSEEDETPAPQEDLPPGTEDLADPAKRVTEIENMRHKVIEVRQEVFNHNEHEVSKRWTFEEGIKRPYFHVKALEKTQLNNWKEYLDFEIENGTPERVVVLFERCLIACALYEEFWTKYAKYLEGYSTDGVRHVYKKACTIHLPKKPAINLLWAAFEEQQGNMDEARDILKSLEAAVPGLAMVRLRRVSLERRHGHLDEAEVLLREAMESAKNATESSFYAVKLARQQMKVQRSLSKARKVLLDAIEKDQTSPKLYLNLLELEYSGDVTQNEAEILACFDRALQSPMPIESRLLFSQRKVEFLEDFGSDINALVAASEEHQKLQKDSEPTKRKAENGYDSSQEPDTKRQRVDESSTGAANAVTDTQANNSAYNYNWYQQQYGGWGQNSWGQYNQYGQYNQYYPPPPT
- the prpf39 gene encoding pre-mRNA-processing factor 39 isoform X5, which gives rise to MENTDPQPSEDTITGMLDTESPVMESNGDAFLPDLPVLAQAADWALDQVAPEPLSSILPDDSDASQDAPEPPQLPDQQMITTGLGAVEKAVEQFQLASAQLFQEEQPPPPPPPPPQPAEEPVHSPELKADTEETQLDSIEMRIEPEAAVQDGSQGNGTEAPQVTEDGMELEEPSKDTTEEATVPTEPELPSEFEKLFKGCEENPEDFNGWVYLLQQVEQENILAAVKKAFDVFFMHYPYCYGYWKKYADIEKKHGNIQVAEEVYRRGLQAIPLSVDLWLHYLTFIKENSDPADPETEGRIRAAYEHAVLAAGTDFRSDRLWEAFISWETEQEKLANVTAVYDRILGIPTQLYSQHFQRFKDHVQSNNPKHFLSEEEFVQLRVELSKASLTPMVSEEDETPAPQEDLPPGTEDLADPAKRVTEIENMRHKVIEVRQEVFNHNEHEVSKRWTFEEGIKRPYFHVKALEKTQLNNWKEYLDFEIENGTPERVVVLFERCLIACALYEEFWTKYAKYLEGYSTDGVRHVYKKACTIHLPKKPAINLLWAAFEEQQGNMDEARDILKSLEAAVPGLAMVRLRRVSLERRHGHLDEAEVLLREAMESAKNATESSFYAVKLARQQMKVQRSLSKARKVLLDAIEKDQTSPKLYLNLLELEYSGDVTQNEAEILACFDRALQSPMPIESRLLFSQRKVEFLEDFGSDINALVAASEEHQKLQKDSEPTKRKAENGSQEPDTKRQRVDESSTGAANAVTDTQANNSAYNYNWYQQQYGGWGQNSWGQYNQYGQYNQYYPPPPT
- the prpf39 gene encoding pre-mRNA-processing factor 39 isoform X2 gives rise to the protein MENTDPQPSEDTITGMLDTESPVMESNGDAFLPDLPVLAQAADWALDQVAPEPLSSILPDDSDASQDAPEPPQLPDQQMITTGLGAVEKAVEQFQLASAQLFQEEQPPPPPPPPPQPAEEPVHSPELKADTEETQLDSIEMRIEPEAAVQDGSQGNGTEAPQVTEDGMELEEPSKDTTEEATVPTEPELPSEFEKLFKGCEENPEDFNGWVYLLQQVEQENILAAVKKAFDVFFMHYPYCYGYWKKYADIEKKHGNIQVAEEVYRRGLQAIPLSVDLWLHYLTFIKENSDPADPETEGRIRAAYEHAVLAAGTDFRSDRLWEAFISWETEQEKLANVTAVYDRILGIPTQLYSQHFQRFKDHVQSNNPKHFLSEEEFVQLRVELSKASLTPMVSEEDETPAPQEDLPPGTEDLADPAKRVTEIENMRHKVIEVRQEVFNHNEHEVSKRWTFEEGIKRPYFHVKALEKTQLNNWKEYLDFEIENGTPERVVVLFERCLIACALYEEFWTKYAKYLEGYSTDGVRHVYKKACTIHLPKKPAINLLWAAFEEQQGNMDEARDILKSLEAAVPGLAMVRLRRVSLERRHGHLDEAEVLLREAMESAKNATESSFYAVKLARQQMKVQRSLSKARKVLLDAIEKDQTSPKLYLNLLELEYSGDVTQNEAEILACFDRALQSPMPIESRLLFSQRKVEFLEDFGSDINALVAASEEHQKLQKDSEPTKRKAENGYDSSQEPDTKRQRVDESSTGAANAVTDTQANNSAYNYNWYQQYGGWGQNSWGQYNQYGQYNQYYPPPPT
- the prpf39 gene encoding pre-mRNA-processing factor 39 isoform X1; translation: MENTDPQPSEDTITGMLDTESPVMESNGDAFLPDLPVLAQAADWALDQVAPEPLSSILPDDSDASQDAPEPPQLPDQQMITTGLGAVEKAVEQFQLASAQLFQEEQPPPPPPPPPQPAEEPVHSPELKADTEETQLDSIEMRIEPEAAVQDGSQGNGTEAPQVTEDGMELEEPSKDTTEEATVPTEPELPSEFEKLFKGCEENPEDFNGWVYLLQQVEQENILAAVKKAFDVFFMHYPYCYGYWKKYADIEKKHGNIQVAEEVYRRGLQAIPLSVDLWLHYLTFIKENSDPADPETEGRIRAAYEHAVLAAGTDFRSDRLWEAFISWETEQEKLANVTAVYDRILGIPTQLYSQHFQRFKDHVQSNNPKHFLSEEEFVQLRVELSKASLTPMVSEEDETPAPQEDLPPGTEDLADPAKRVTEIENMRHKVIEVRQEVFNHNEHEVSKRWTFEEGIKRPYFHVKALEKTQLNNWKEYLDFEIENGTPERVVVLFERCLIACALYEEFWTKYAKYLEGYSTDGVRHVYKKACTIHLPKKPAINLLWAAFEEQQGNMDEARDILKSLEAAVPGLAMVRLRRVSLERRHGHLDEAEVLLREAMESAKNATESSFYAVKLARQQMKVQRSLSKARKVLLDAIEKDQTSPKLYLNLLELEYSGDVTQNEAEILACFDRALQSPMPIESRLLFSQRKVEFLEDFGSDINALVAASEEHQKLQKDSEPTKRKAENGYDSSQEPDTKRQRVDESSTGAANAVTDTQANNSAYNYNWYQQQYGGWGQNSWGQYNQYGQYNQYYPPPPT